The Nymphaea colorata isolate Beijing-Zhang1983 chromosome 5, ASM883128v2, whole genome shotgun sequence DNA segment GACTACTATTTTGTAGATTCTTACTCCTCTTTATAAAGCAAATGCCTCCTAAAGACACTAGGCATAGATCCTCAGAGACAACTTTCTGGGCCTGGCTGCTGTTGGAATTGGTGAGCCAGCAGCAGTAGctgcgcataatgttgaaaggCACGCATATTTTCTGTCGGGAACAATTTCATAAGCAATTTTTCTAGCAGAAAAATCCTATCACGTCTCATAGCAACGAAACCGAGGTCCAGCCAGATGCACAATTGCCCAAGAAAACATCCTTATACACCAAAAACCATAGACCATCTTCTCTAACCACAAATAAAACATGAACTTAGATGCCAACGGCAATCACCCTACATTAAAACATTATATCATTATGTTATTGAAAATGGTAGTTAAACTCCAGGGTCCATGCCGGCCGCTACCTGTGAAAAAGCAACTGTTGCCTCCGTTCCTTCTCAAATGCAAGGAGAGCGAGGCCTTACCATCCATTACACACTCAAGGTTGTGAAATGCGCTCTCGGTCACCTGCAAGAAACATGAACTCCGTTACGTTCACATCATCATTGCACGTTGGCAGGCTCCAGTTAGTAGAACCCTTATATTCTGGTCTGCGCACCAAAGACAAAGAGTGTGTCCAGCTTTCAACAGGGACACGCGCATGGCATTCCTAATGGCCTCTAATCAAATTTTCAGGGCCCTCGTGGTGACTCTTCTTATCTGAGGGCGTTAGAAGCTGCATGTGGAACACCTTGAATTATGAACATCTGTTTAACAGCCTAAGCACTGCAGAATTGAACACCATCTGCTGCTTGCATTTTCTCAACCAAGTAATTTGCAGCACTGAGCGAGCTACACTTCCTGGCCAAGACACCTTGGCTTCAACATCACGCTTGACTAGTGAAAGATCACCAATAGTCTCCACACGAGCACGATCCATTTCCAAAATGGTGAAATCTGTTAACATCTCTAACTATGAGATCCCTGCTGACAATCTCACTGAGGAGCTTGAATGCTTCATGACAATCACTACATATCCTCAGATTCTTGAGAATTCTTATCACCGAGCCTTCTGCAGTATTTATCAAGCCAAAAGCCAAAGCCAGCCTCTCACTGTGAAAACCAAGTATTTCCTCTTTGGCCTCTTCCTCAACATTATGGAACACCAGACTCCTGTCAGCCACATACCCTTTCTCCCTCATCTTCTTTTCCAACTCCTGCAAAACAGTGATAATCTGGCCTTCATGGACGCATGACTGATCGCCTGCAAAGAATACATATGTCTTGCTTTTAACCTCAATCCAGCTGCATCCGGGCTCCTTGCAGATACCTCGGATCTTCATTTCTCTGCGGATTCTTACTGCATCACTCCACCGGTCAACTGATGCATACATGTTGGAAAGTGTCACATAAGTGGAATCTAGTTGTTGGTTCAACTCAATTAGGTTCTCAGCCGCCTTGATGGCAAGCTCAATTCTACCATGACTTCTGCTTGCGGATAGAAGTGCACCCCATAATAGAACATCTGGCGCCATTGGCATTGTCTCGATTAGCGCTTCTGCATCATCTAGACGCCCAGCCCGGCCGAGCATATCCACCATGCATGTATAATGTTTCGTGTCAGGAATAACTCCATATACTCTGTACATGGAATCAAAGACTTCCTTACCTCGATTAACTAGACCGGAATGGCTGCAAGCATATAGAACACCAACCAACGTGACATCATTTGGCTGAATGCCCCTCGCAAGCATTTCATCAAAAAGCTGCAGTCCTGCATGGCCGAGGCCATGCTGAGCATGGCCCATGATGATGGAAGTCCACTGAATCACCTTCGGATCGGCAACCCGGCGAAATACCTTCACTGCATAGTTTAAGCAACCACATTTTGGATACATATCAACAAGTGCACTAGAAACTACTTCATTGGTGTCGCAGTGCCGGCGTATAATTAGTGCATGACTCAACTTCCCGGCACCAAGACAGCCCAAGCTCGCACAGGCATTTACAACAGTCGCAAATGTATATTCATTTGGCACCAAATTGCGGGCCTGTAAGGCAGCAAAGAGCTGAATAGCCTCAGGCCCACGCCCATTCTGTGCACATATCGAAATCATCGACGTCCAAGTCACGATGTTCTTCACTGCCATCTCGTCAAAAACTCTCCGCGCATGGTCAACAAGGCCGCATTTCCCATACATGTCAACGAGAGCGCTCCCAACCACCAAATTCGACACATAGCCTTCAATCTCGGCTTGGCCATGCAGCTTCAGTCCGTCGTGGACGTCGGCCAGAGCCGAGCATGCATTAATGGCAGTAGCGAAGGTGAACGCATTCACCCAAGCCCCACCCTTCTTAGCCTCAGCAAAGAGCTGCAGGGCCTCGTAACCTTGCCCACAGTGGACGTAACCGGCCATGAGAGCAGTCCACGAGACAACATTTCTCTGGggcatttcatcaaataatCGGTGCGCGTTCTGGATAAGTTGACACTTGCAGTAAAAATTGAGCAGATGATTGTTCAAGAACAGTAGGTCCCCATATCCCAGCTTCAGTGCAATTGCATGTATTGCAGTTCCTGTTGCCACGTCCTTACAGACTGAAGATTGTTGAAGTTGGGCAGCAAAGAGAGCGAGCGGACAGTGTCGATTGAAGAGATGGGGAGAGAAGCAATGAGCTCGAAAACTGAGGAATAGCAATGAGGTGGGGAATGGCGATCTCATGCTATGAGGCGTCTCCCCTTTCCATGAGGAACAACAGGGAAAACGGGTTTGTGGCCGTCCGGTTTACCGGTGTATCAACACTTTTTTCTTACCACAACCTGTCCAGAACTCTAGGTTGTCATCGGGCAACGCTTGATTCTTGGGGACAATTGCACATGGACAAAATGTCTTTGAATAGATAATTTGATTGGCTTCACCGAATGTCCCTTGTTTGATTGCATTGGTTGACTTCACCAACTGGCTGGACGGTGTCTGGGGTGAGCAAGAGATAACCTATTACATAGAAAGACACACAGACCTCCTCATTCCCCATGTCTCGTTTCGGCTTCCGAGTGTTTCAGTGAGCAGGAGGTTAATAATGCATTACTAAACAAAAGCCGAAAGGCGAAAGCCCTCTCATTCTCCTTACCTTTGGAATACTGAGTTTCTTCGACGCCTGAATGGAAATGGAATACAGTGGAATATGGTATGATGTTATAGCGATTTGCCAACAATTGCAGCATGTTATCGGCCGAAAAGGGTCATTTTCATCGGctttttttgggttaaaaattaattataaaacttgaaattatttgaaattcgtatccactcaatatttttttgtcgACGGGCCAATAATAGGACCGCCGATTCCACATGAGGGATTATTCTTCAAAATCTAAAGTGCGAACCGTTTGGCTCAAGATGATTCAATAGAATTATAGATGGTGCCATGTAAATTAATGCAACTGAAAAAACTGGAATCCTAAAACCATATTTAATCGCTTATGTTTCCAACGTTACCCATGCTTAAGTGCTTAGAAAAATATAATGATGTGTCTTTTTTCTCCATTCAGAGTCCACTAAAATTCATCCTTATAAATCAACTTATCGTATCAATAATAAATCCATCCTCGATAGCTTTAAAGTTGTTTTCTTATAATCTAAAGAATAATTATTGATTAGGTACGTAAAAAAAGCGGGTGCATGGTATCTCATCAAGTTTTACAATAGACTTAGAACCGCTTTTTATTAAATTTCACAGGCAGCCAACACCATCATTGCTTCTCTTAGAAAAGTTCACAACCCCGCAGGCTTTGTACCGCCAAGCGGCATTGTTCAGGCTTCGCAGAATATTCAGCCACGGTTAGTGGTTTGGTACCACTActtccatcatcttcttcactTCTCTATTGACATTTAATAGCATAATGGGTCAGAATCGCTCAACAAATTCACAACACAAGCATGAAACATGCATATTTTCTCGAAACAGCCGACTTTTTTCTATAACAACGTCATACAAAAGAGTTGAGAATGGACTCACAGCTGCTTGAGCTCGGTGGAAAGGTATATGTATCTCAAAACATCGAGTTCTGTCCTCCACCTCGAAAAGGTTAGGCAGACAGATACATACTAAAGCTGAAACTTCTTTCCTTCCATTTATCCCTAAAGTAAAGATTTGGGGAACGAAAAAGCAACAAACACCAAATTTCTCTAATTCATGGGCGCTAACCAGCGCAGGGATTTTATTtgggaaaagaataaaaatgttCTTATGATACATTAGTCAGGAAATGTCATTTTTCCGATTTCCCTTTTTGTACACTTTGATACAGTTTCCTTGGCTGGTGGCCTGAGCCACCTGCTACAAAAATTGGTCACCTCCAGAACCTGTCCTCTGACCTGAAAGGGAGATCACATTTACTTATGCCCTTTGTCACAGCGCAGCGgaacacatgcatgcatgtacacACGCTTGAATCAATAATAGATGCATGTGTTTATTTGTAGATGTGTTTGGCGAGAGTGAATTTACAGCAGTGCAATTTTTTCTGCTTTAGAGACACGAAACACATTTTTTACCTGTAAGAATTGCCAGTTCTGCAAGGGTCTAGATACACAGGTCCAAAACAACAGCAGTCTCCCCTCTAATAGTTAGTATATGCACAATTTAACAAGCCTGGTCCTGAAATTCAAGCAGCGTAAAATCAATTGTAGTGGCAATATGGGTCAACATTTGCATgacaaaacaaagaataaaaagaTGACCAACCTTGATACTCACCTTTCCAACTCAAAGCATCGCAGAACTTCAAGAAATGAATTAGGTTAGTATTAGGCCTTCTGAACTCCATATTCCTAGCACTGTCAATAAAAGCAGGAAGCGGACACAGGACCAAAAGTAAGGATGAAAGTTTAATATGAATAGAGGGAAAAACTAAATACATTATGCAATTAACAAGCATACATTACCCGGACACAATCCCAACATGGCCTCAGTTCGACACCTGCCCAAAACACTGAAGTTTAGGCACAATGCATCAAACCTACTGCACTAAATCCTCCTGGAGCTtcctgcttttcttttcttccccttccGTTTGCCATCAGAAAGTAACAGATACAGATGATTAAAGTCACGTTCTTTTCACTGAACTTCAAAATAGACCACATATGAACCATGCAAAAGAGGATATGTATTGCATGAACTTTTGGTTTGATTCTACTTTTGGAGCCCGAATTTTCGATGCTCAAACAAATCCCACCAGCTCATATATGCACCAAGTATCATCCCAGCTCAAGATTTTGAAGCACTCCAGGCAATAGGTGTAGAAGGATGGTGGTGTACACTGCATCATTACCTCCCAAGTGAGAAAACTCTTTGTACATGCGGTAGTGTCCTTCGGAAGAAGATGGCATGAACAAAAATGACGTGTTGGTTCCATGATTTGCCCATTCTCCGGTATGATCCAGAGAGTAGTTTATTCACAGATCACATACCATCATCACCAAACACCTAGCGTTTAATTTTCTCCATTGCCACACGTACTAGAAGCAGTAACCTTTCGACATCATGGAAGTTGAACTCAATGGCTTTCCTCACAGAAGGCATGCCTTCAGGTCCGTATTGAGCTTCCCCTGAACTTCCACTAGCAGCTGCGAATGCACTTTGAGATTTCTTTAAAGCATCCATCGCTGAGCTCACATCAGTTGCCTGAAACAGAATGAAGTTCTCTCTCATGCAAAAGCAGAGATAGTGACTGCAGCCCAGGGTTTGATTCTAAGCAAGGAATCTCCTTGAAAAATAAGGATTAACAAATACAATAGCAAAACTAGaactgatattttttttgtaccCACAAGAAAACTATGGTATGGTATGCAAATGAATAACTGGATGCCAACAACCACTTTCACTCTTTTGCATaacttaaaaaatgcattttaattcAATTATTACCTTTGTGACAACATCatattccttttattttttttccttccaagGTAACTAACAAGGAAATATAGTTTATGAACAAAATTCCCCCGACATTTTCTGAGTGGTTAATAATAGGTGCAGATATATCACCAGGAGCCAATCTATAAAGGAGAAATTAGATACCTTATCAATTACACTCAACTACCAGTTTTTGTTAACAAGGTTTGCCAAGCTTTAGCAACTCCACTTATTCAAAAGAATGACATAGAAGACGAGTTTATAAGATAAAATTCTCCAAGAAATACAATTGACTCAAAAGATCATAgcattaaaaagaaacagacAATGGAAAACTCTCATATTTCCAACATGATGAACGGTCTTCTTCATAATGAACACCAGCAAGGGCCAAAACCATAATTTACATGGTGCAAAGAGATAATATATGTGTATCTCTGTAAAGGAAGCCTGTCTTTTGTAAAATAAACACACTTGGCAAAGAACTTCTTTGATTAGAGATCAAGACTCTTTCACAAAAGATCTTAATGAGCTTATGACATTTCCAGACCATGCACCA contains these protein-coding regions:
- the LOC116253991 gene encoding pentatricopeptide repeat-containing protein At4g15720 isoform X2, with the protein product MRSPFPTSLLFLSFRAHCFSPHLFNRHCPLALFAAQLQQSSVCKDVATGTAIHAIALKLGYGDLLFLNNHLLNFYCKCQLIQNAHRLFDEMPQRNVVSWTALMAGYVHCGQGYEALQLFAEAKKGGAWVNAFTFATAINACSALADVHDGLKLHGQAEIEGYVSNLVVGSALVDMYGKCGLVDHARRVFDEMAVKNIVTWTSMISICAQNGRGPEAIQLFAALQARNLVPNEYTFATVVNACASLGCLGAGKLSHALIIRRHCDTNEVVSSALVDMYPKCGCLNYAVKVFRRVADPKVIQWTSIIMGHAQHGLGHAGLQLFDEMLARGIQPNDVTLVGVLYACSHSGLVNRDDAEALIETMPMAPDVLLWGALLSASRSHGRIELAIKAAENLIELNQQLDSTYVTLSNMYASVDRWSDAVRIRREMKIRGICKEPGCSWIEVKSKTYVFFAGDQSCVHEGQIITVLQELEKKMREKGYVADRSLVFHNVEEEAKEEILGFHSERLALAFGLINTAEGSVIRILKNLRICSDCHEAFKLLSEIVSRDLIVRDVNRFHHFGNGSCSCGDYW
- the LOC116253991 gene encoding pentatricopeptide repeat-containing protein At4g15720 isoform X1, which produces MRSPFPTSLLFLSFRAHCFSPHLFNRHCPLALFAAQLQQSSVCKDVATGTAIHAIALKLGYGDLLFLNNHLLNFYCKCQLIQNAHRLFDEMPQRNVVSWTALMAGYVHCGQGYEALQLFAEAKKGGAWVNAFTFATAINACSALADVHDGLKLHGQAEIEGYVSNLVVGSALVDMYGKCGLVDHARRVFDEMAVKNIVTWTSMISICAQNGRGPEAIQLFAALQARNLVPNEYTFATVVNACASLGCLGAGKLSHALIIRRHCDTNEVVSSALVDMYPKCGCLNYAVKVFRRVADPKVIQWTSIIMGHAQHGLGHAGLQLFDEMLARGIQPNDVTLVGVLYACSHSGLVNRGKEVFDSMYRVYGVIPDTKHYTCMVDMLGRAGRLDDAEALIETMPMAPDVLLWGALLSASRSHGRIELAIKAAENLIELNQQLDSTYVTLSNMYASVDRWSDAVRIRREMKIRGICKEPGCSWIEVKSKTYVFFAGDQSCVHEGQIITVLQELEKKMREKGYVADRSLVFHNVEEEAKEEILGFHSERLALAFGLINTAEGSVIRILKNLRICSDCHEAFKLLSEIVSRDLIVRDVNRFHHFGNGSCSCGDYW